In the genome of Clostridium cylindrosporum DSM 605, one region contains:
- a CDS encoding ATP-binding protein: MKIKTWMAIFYIIIIIIPILTAFSLYAMVKKESEIEEHRVSINNVKRFEKYEDILNNPKLYKEGSKINIKIDESDKKDILIELYSNNGVLIYSSKNKLTLGQRISNNALYKGLYYMRRSDKKNTIKKPVFVGEEVVGIYKITLRSSYALEYTRKTFNMAILAFSAVTLLIIGIISKIINNKIIDPIKDLTFAMREFGEGKDINIRCSSKDEIGMLVNGFNKMKAELLEKNKLIQKEQNAREYMVAAISHDLKTPLTSIRVYTELLSGDTSARSRNKYTEVILDRCDYMKGMIDDLLMYTVLTSSYSKKFVKVEGEEFFDMLFDGYDNMCTLKGINFNSYIGCSGEYRVNVNEMIRVIDNLVSNAINNTEAGKNIWVGAFSKHYSLKDWIDWEFREEINELKQNGVVIVVKNEGEYIGSEEARNIFKPFYKYDQSRQSSGGTGLGLSIVKLIIEQHGGIIRLFSKKGIGNLFVCFLESVKE, encoded by the coding sequence ATGAAAATAAAAACTTGGATGGCTATTTTCTATATAATTATTATAATCATACCTATTTTAACTGCCTTTTCTCTTTATGCCATGGTTAAAAAAGAATCAGAAATAGAGGAACATAGGGTCTCGATTAATAATGTCAAAAGGTTTGAAAAATATGAAGACATTTTAAATAATCCAAAGCTTTATAAAGAGGGAAGTAAAATAAATATTAAAATAGATGAAAGTGATAAAAAAGACATACTAATAGAATTATATTCAAATAATGGTGTTTTAATTTACTCATCAAAAAATAAGTTAACTCTAGGACAAAGAATTAGTAATAATGCTTTATATAAAGGTCTTTATTATATGCGAAGAAGTGATAAAAAAAATACAATTAAAAAGCCTGTTTTTGTTGGAGAAGAGGTTGTTGGAATTTATAAAATAACATTAAGAAGTAGTTATGCATTAGAATACACAAGGAAAACCTTTAATATGGCTATTCTAGCCTTCTCTGCTGTAACTTTACTAATAATCGGAATTATATCTAAGATAATAAATAATAAAATTATTGATCCAATAAAAGACTTAACATTTGCTATGAGAGAATTTGGCGAGGGAAAAGACATAAACATAAGGTGTTCTTCTAAGGATGAAATAGGAATGCTTGTTAATGGTTTTAATAAAATGAAAGCGGAATTATTAGAAAAAAACAAGTTGATTCAAAAGGAACAAAACGCTAGAGAATATATGGTTGCTGCTATATCCCACGATTTAAAAACACCACTAACTTCAATAAGAGTATATACTGAACTTCTTTCAGGAGATACAAGTGCAAGATCTAGAAATAAATATACAGAAGTAATTTTAGATAGATGTGATTATATGAAGGGTATGATAGATGACTTATTAATGTATACAGTATTAACCTCAAGTTATTCAAAGAAATTTGTAAAAGTTGAAGGCGAAGAGTTTTTTGATATGTTATTTGACGGCTATGATAATATGTGTACTTTAAAGGGGATAAATTTTAACTCCTACATAGGGTGTAGTGGAGAATATAGAGTTAATGTAAATGAAATGATAAGGGTTATAGATAATCTTGTAAGTAATGCAATAAATAATACTGAGGCAGGTAAAAATATATGGGTTGGAGCTTTCTCAAAGCACTATTCTTTAAAGGACTGGATTGATTGGGAATTTAGAGAAGAAATAAATGAACTTAAGCAAAATGGAGTAGTTATTGTAGTAAAAAACGAAGGTGAGTATATTGGTAGTGAAGAGGCTAGGAATATATTTAAACCATTTTACAAATATGACCAGTCAAGACAATCCTCTGGAGGAACAGGACTTGGGCTTAGTATAGTAAAGCTCATTATTGAGCAGCATGGAGGAATTATAAGATTATTTTCAAAAAAAGGTATTGGAAATTTATTTGTCTGCTTCTTAGAGTCTGTAAAAGAGTAG
- a CDS encoding response regulator transcription factor, with amino-acid sequence MENYILVVEDNKEIALAIKDYLEKNSVSVLWASTGLEGMEEFNKNRSKIELAIIDIMLPEMDGFELCKNIRLKSDIPIIILSARFEEKDKVKGFEIGADDYLTKPFSLVELKARIDSQIRRYKRYIGEKEKYDYIEYNGGLIIYPEVREVRVDGKYVSLTSKEYDLLLLFCKNPSRIFTKKEFYESVWGEADVYGNNTVSVHIKSLREKIMDDLKNPKYIKTIWGSGYTFIGEKKS; translated from the coding sequence ATGGAAAATTATATCCTTGTAGTCGAGGACAATAAGGAAATAGCATTAGCTATTAAAGACTATCTAGAGAAAAATAGCGTTAGCGTTCTATGGGCATCTACTGGGCTAGAAGGTATGGAAGAATTTAATAAAAATAGAAGTAAAATAGAACTTGCTATAATTGATATTATGCTTCCTGAAATGGATGGATTTGAGCTTTGTAAAAACATAAGGCTTAAAAGTGACATTCCAATAATTATATTAAGTGCTAGATTTGAAGAAAAAGATAAAGTTAAAGGTTTTGAAATTGGAGCAGATGATTATTTGACAAAACCTTTTAGTTTAGTAGAACTTAAAGCAAGAATTGATTCTCAAATTAGGAGGTATAAAAGGTATATTGGTGAGAAGGAAAAGTATGATTATATTGAGTATAATGGAGGGCTTATCATTTATCCTGAAGTAAGAGAAGTTAGGGTGGATGGAAAGTATGTATCATTAACCTCTAAGGAATATGATTTGCTTCTTTTATTTTGTAAAAACCCTTCAAGGATTTTTACAAAAAAAGAGTTTTATGAAAGTGTTTGGGGAGAAGCGGATGTGTATGGCAATAATACTGTTTCAGTTCATATAAAGTCATTAAGAGAGAAGATAATGGATGACCTTAAAAATCCTAAATACATAAAGACTATTTGGGGAAGTGGATATACATTTATAGGAGAGAAAAAGTCATGA
- a CDS encoding ABC-F family ATP-binding cassette domain-containing protein, protein MSILTVKNLNHGFGDRAILNNVSFRLLKGEHIGLIGANGEGKSTFMNIITGKLEPDEGSIEWSKHVRVGYLDQHTTLEKGLTIRDVLKNAFKYLFDIENELNDLYGKMGDVSPEELEVLMEETGTLQDILTNNDFYVIDTKVEEIARGLGLVDIGLDKDVHDLSGGQRTKVLLAKLLLEKPDILLLDEPTNYLDEQHIEWLKRYLLDYENAFILISHDIPFLNSVINLIYHMEHAELTRYVGNYDDFKRIYEAKQKQIEAAYKKQQDEIAELKDFVARNKARVSTRNMAMSRQKKLDKMDVIELQKEKPKPEFHFKIARASGKMLFSTKDLVIGYDSPLSKPLNLTMERGQKIALVGANGLGKTTLLKSILGEIPSVSGSVELGDYLHLGYFEQEIKEGNYNSCIDELWAEFPSYTQYEIRAALAKCGLTTKHIESKILVLSGGEQAKVRLCKLINRETNFLILDEPTNHLDVDAKDELKRAIKEYKGSVLIICHEPEFYQDVVTDVWNCEEWTTKLI, encoded by the coding sequence ATGAGTATACTAACAGTAAAAAACTTAAATCATGGATTTGGTGATAGGGCTATCCTTAATAACGTTTCTTTTCGTCTTCTTAAAGGAGAACATATAGGACTTATTGGAGCAAATGGCGAAGGAAAGTCTACATTTATGAATATAATCACAGGAAAACTTGAGCCTGATGAAGGAAGTATAGAATGGTCTAAGCATGTTAGAGTTGGTTACTTAGATCAACATACAACCCTTGAAAAAGGACTTACTATTAGAGATGTACTTAAAAATGCTTTTAAGTATCTATTTGACATAGAAAATGAACTAAATGATTTATACGGTAAAATGGGAGATGTGTCCCCTGAGGAACTTGAGGTGCTAATGGAGGAAACAGGTACACTTCAAGACATACTAACTAATAACGACTTTTATGTTATAGATACAAAAGTTGAAGAAATAGCAAGGGGTCTTGGGCTTGTTGATATTGGACTTGATAAAGATGTACATGACCTTAGTGGTGGACAAAGAACAAAGGTACTTCTAGCTAAACTTCTTCTTGAAAAACCTGATATCCTTCTACTTGACGAGCCAACTAACTACCTAGATGAACAACATATAGAATGGCTAAAAAGATATCTACTTGATTATGAAAATGCCTTCATCCTTATTTCTCATGATATTCCATTTTTAAATAGCGTTATTAACCTTATTTATCACATGGAACATGCTGAACTAACAAGATATGTTGGAAATTATGATGACTTCAAGAGAATCTACGAAGCTAAACAAAAACAAATAGAGGCAGCATACAAAAAGCAACAAGATGAAATTGCAGAACTTAAAGACTTCGTTGCTAGAAATAAAGCTAGGGTTTCAACTAGAAATATGGCAATGTCTAGACAGAAAAAACTTGATAAAATGGATGTTATAGAACTTCAAAAGGAAAAACCAAAGCCAGAGTTTCATTTTAAAATAGCTAGGGCCTCAGGAAAAATGCTATTTTCAACTAAGGATCTAGTAATAGGATATGACTCACCACTTTCAAAACCTCTTAATTTAACAATGGAAAGAGGACAAAAAATAGCACTAGTTGGTGCTAATGGTCTTGGAAAAACTACTTTACTTAAAAGTATACTTGGTGAGATTCCTTCAGTTTCAGGATCTGTGGAACTTGGAGACTATTTACACCTAGGATACTTTGAACAGGAAATTAAGGAAGGAAACTATAATAGCTGTATAGATGAGCTGTGGGCTGAATTCCCTTCATATACTCAATACGAAATACGTGCAGCACTTGCAAAGTGTGGTCTTACAACAAAGCATATAGAAAGCAAAATATTGGTACTAAGCGGAGGGGAACAGGCAAAGGTGCGTCTATGTAAACTTATTAATAGAGAAACTAATTTCCTAATACTAGACGAGCCTACAAACCATCTTGATGTTGATGCTAAGGATGAGCTAAAACGTGCTATTAAAGAATATAAGGGAAGCGTTCTTATAATATGCCATGAACCTGAATTTTATCAAGATGTTGTTACTGATGTTTGGAACTGTGAAGAATGGACAACTAAGTTAATATAA
- a CDS encoding DMT family transporter codes for MDKAKVSLIAAMTLFGSIGIFVRNINATSSEIALARGVLGSLFLFLVVILSRKKFSWEKVHKNIWLLGGSGIVLALNWILLFQAYKYTTISNATICYYFAPIIVMFLSPLILKERLNIIKVLCILAAMVGMFCIVGVGESGTGVNNILGIVYGLSAAAIYASIIILNKFLKDISGMERTLPQLLISSVLLFIYLIFSDGINFSGINNVSIVLLVILGVVHTGFAYLLYFSSVNKLSSQTIATFSYIDPISAIIMSSIFFGEAMSLSQIIGGILILGSTFVYEIYGTKLLRLKKS; via the coding sequence ATGGATAAGGCTAAAGTTAGTTTAATAGCTGCCATGACATTGTTTGGAAGTATAGGGATTTTTGTAAGGAATATTAATGCTACTTCAAGTGAAATTGCATTGGCAAGAGGAGTTTTAGGAAGTCTATTCCTATTTCTAGTGGTTATTTTATCAAGGAAAAAGTTTTCCTGGGAAAAGGTACATAAAAATATATGGTTACTTGGGGGGTCTGGGATTGTTCTTGCTTTAAATTGGATTTTGTTATTTCAAGCATATAAATACACTACAATCTCAAATGCTACAATATGTTATTATTTTGCACCAATTATTGTTATGTTTTTATCTCCATTGATTTTAAAAGAGAGGCTGAATATTATAAAGGTTTTATGTATATTAGCAGCAATGGTAGGTATGTTTTGTATTGTAGGAGTTGGAGAAAGTGGGACAGGTGTGAATAACATACTTGGAATTGTTTATGGACTCTCAGCAGCTGCTATTTATGCCAGTATAATTATATTAAATAAATTCCTAAAGGATATATCAGGGATGGAAAGAACCTTGCCACAATTACTTATTTCATCAGTACTACTATTTATTTATTTAATATTTAGTGATGGAATAAATTTTAGTGGAATTAATAATGTGTCAATAGTATTATTGGTGATTTTAGGAGTAGTTCATACAGGGTTTGCATATTTGCTTTATTTTTCATCTGTAAACAAACTTAGTAGTCAAACAATTGCTACATTTAGCTATATTGACCCAATATCTGCGATTATAATGTCTAGTATATTTTTTGGTGAGGCAATGAGTTTATCACAAATAATAGGAGGCATTTTAATACTTGGTTCAACATTTGTATATGAGATTTATGGTACAAAACTCTTAAGATTAAAAAAGTCATAG
- a CDS encoding helix-turn-helix domain-containing protein: protein MDLSIIIADNLKFLRQERNLSLGQLAELSGISKVMLSQIEKGESNPTINTIWKIATGLKVPYTRLIDEPSNDTVVVRKCSIKEQFDNNDVYKVYCYYTNNPNRNFEFFKTELSPNSSSTSAGHSLKSREYIFVIKGELILRTSNEEYILQKDDSINFDASLPHFYLNNQNDIVEFIVINYYP, encoded by the coding sequence ATGGATTTAAGTATTATAATAGCTGATAATTTAAAATTTTTAAGACAAGAGAGGAATTTAAGTCTTGGTCAATTAGCAGAGCTATCTGGAATAAGTAAAGTTATGCTTTCACAAATTGAAAAAGGGGAATCAAATCCTACTATTAATACAATATGGAAAATAGCCACTGGACTTAAAGTTCCTTATACTAGATTAATTGATGAACCTAGTAATGATACTGTTGTTGTACGCAAATGTAGTATCAAAGAACAGTTTGATAATAATGATGTCTACAAGGTATATTGCTATTATACAAATAACCCAAATAGAAACTTTGAATTTTTTAAAACAGAACTTTCTCCTAATTCTTCTAGCACCTCAGCTGGTCATTCATTAAAATCTAGAGAATACATTTTTGTTATAAAAGGAGAGCTAATCCTTAGGACTAGTAATGAGGAGTATATACTTCAAAAGGATGATTCTATAAACTTTGATGCTTCTTTACCACATTTTTATTTGAACAATCAAAATGATATAGTTGAGTTTATTGTTATAAACTATTATCCTTAA
- a CDS encoding sulfate/molybdate ABC transporter ATP-binding protein, with translation MSINVVDISKNFGNFNALDNINLDVKTGELVALLGPSGSGKTTLLRIIAGLENSDEGSIFFNGEDNTSKKVQEREVGFVFQHYALFKHMTVGDNVAFGLSIRPKKLRPSKEEINNKVDELLELIKMKEFKNRYPAQLSGGQRQRVALARALAVEPRVLLLDEPFGALDAKVRKELRRWLRRLHDNYPITSVFVTHDQEEAMDVADRIVILNKGKIEQVGTPKEVYENPSNPFVYDFLGNVNLFHGRVKNGKLNIGEVEYDAPEFKDAKDSDAVSYVRPHDIEITRESSGEGSIKAEVFFIRSGGSIVYIELKRSDIGEYLEAEVSREKFKELNLNIGDEVFIKPKDFKVFIPEDYII, from the coding sequence ATGAGTATAAACGTTGTTGATATATCTAAAAACTTCGGAAATTTTAATGCACTAGATAATATAAATCTAGATGTTAAAACCGGAGAGCTTGTAGCCCTTCTTGGACCATCAGGTTCAGGAAAAACAACACTTTTAAGAATAATAGCAGGACTTGAAAATTCTGATGAAGGAAGTATATTTTTTAATGGAGAAGATAATACTTCAAAAAAAGTTCAAGAAAGAGAAGTTGGTTTTGTTTTTCAGCATTATGCACTTTTTAAGCATATGACTGTTGGAGATAATGTAGCCTTTGGATTAAGTATTAGACCAAAAAAGTTAAGACCAAGTAAGGAAGAGATAAATAATAAAGTAGATGAGCTTTTAGAGCTTATAAAGATGAAAGAGTTTAAAAACAGATACCCAGCTCAATTGTCAGGTGGACAAAGACAAAGAGTGGCACTTGCTAGAGCACTTGCGGTAGAGCCTAGAGTTCTTCTTCTTGATGAGCCATTTGGAGCACTTGATGCAAAGGTTAGAAAAGAACTAAGAAGATGGCTTAGACGTTTACATGATAACTATCCTATAACAAGTGTATTTGTAACACATGATCAGGAAGAGGCTATGGATGTTGCTGATAGAATAGTAATACTTAATAAAGGAAAAATAGAACAAGTAGGTACTCCTAAAGAAGTATATGAAAACCCTAGCAATCCTTTTGTATACGACTTCTTAGGGAATGTTAATCTATTCCATGGTAGAGTAAAGAATGGAAAGCTTAACATTGGGGAAGTGGAATATGACGCTCCAGAGTTTAAGGACGCTAAGGACTCAGATGCTGTAAGTTATGTAAGACCACATGACATTGAAATCACAAGGGAAAGTAGCGGAGAAGGAAGTATAAAGGCAGAGGTGTTCTTTATAAGAAGTGGCGGTAGTATAGTATATATAGAACTTAAAAGAAGTGATATAGGTGAATACTTAGAAGCTGAGGTATCAAGAGAAAAATTTAAGGAGCTTAATTTAAACATTGGAGATGAAGTATTCATAAAACCTAAAGATTTTAAGGTTTTTATTCCAGAAGATTATATAATATAA
- the cysW gene encoding sulfate ABC transporter permease subunit CysW: MSTKIEIRNEKNYNKKPILKLVKEYLSSISIAKITLTAIALIYVFAVLILPLVAVFVKGLEKGYSVYIASITDPIALDAIKLTLKAILIAVPLNTVFGIVAAWLISKFEFKGKNILITIIDMPFAISPVIAGFVFVLLFSDTHGLFGEILTKYDMQIIFNTPGIIIATVFVTFPFVARELIPIMQSKGSSEEEAALTLGASGLKTFFKITLPNIKWALLYGVILTAARAAGEFGAVSVVSGHIRGLTTTLPLHIEILYNEYQFSAAFAVASLLTIIALINLIAKSVIEWKIKKESINEEVE; encoded by the coding sequence ATGAGTACAAAGATAGAGATCAGAAATGAAAAAAACTACAATAAAAAACCTATTTTAAAGTTAGTAAAGGAGTACTTATCTTCTATTAGTATTGCTAAGATAACTTTAACTGCTATAGCACTTATTTATGTTTTTGCTGTGCTTATACTTCCTCTTGTAGCTGTTTTTGTTAAGGGGCTTGAAAAAGGATATAGTGTATATATAGCTTCAATAACAGATCCTATAGCACTAGATGCTATAAAGCTTACCTTAAAAGCTATTTTAATAGCAGTTCCTTTAAATACAGTTTTTGGTATAGTTGCTGCATGGTTAATTTCAAAGTTTGAATTTAAAGGTAAAAATATACTTATTACAATTATTGATATGCCATTTGCAATATCACCTGTTATTGCAGGGTTTGTATTTGTCTTGCTATTTAGTGACACCCATGGATTATTCGGTGAAATATTAACTAAATATGACATGCAAATAATATTTAATACTCCAGGAATAATTATTGCTACTGTATTTGTAACTTTCCCATTTGTTGCAAGAGAACTTATACCTATTATGCAGTCAAAGGGAAGTAGTGAAGAAGAAGCAGCTCTGACACTTGGAGCAAGCGGACTAAAAACATTTTTTAAAATAACTCTTCCAAATATAAAATGGGCTCTTTTGTATGGTGTAATATTAACCGCTGCAAGAGCAGCTGGAGAGTTTGGGGCGGTATCTGTAGTTTCAGGTCATATTAGAGGACTTACTACTACACTACCTTTACACATTGAAATTTTATATAATGAATATCAATTTTCAGCTGCATTCGCAGTTGCATCATTACTAACAATTATAGCGTTAATAAACTTAATAGCTAAAAGTGTTATTGAATGGAAGATTAAAAAAGAGTCAATTAATGAGGAAGTAGAATAG
- the cysT gene encoding sulfate ABC transporter permease subunit CysT, giving the protein MNTVVKKKNNKLLKGYTIIPGFGLSLGFTVSYISILVLLPLSMIFINSLNIGMSDILKILSEPRVISAFKVSFLAAFLAAGLNAVFGFLIAWVIVRYNFFGKKIIDSLIDLPFALPTAVAGITLTTLYAQDGWIGKYLSIFGIKVSFTFLGIVVALSFISIPFVVRTVQPVIENLDKEVEEAARSLGSNSFITFVKVIIPEVFPALLTGFSLAFARAVGEYGSVVFISGNMPMKTEIAPLIIMTKMEQYDYEGATVIAGAMLVISFVAMLIINLLQWYTSSYHKAR; this is encoded by the coding sequence TTGAACACGGTAGTTAAGAAAAAAAATAATAAGTTATTAAAGGGGTATACCATTATACCTGGATTTGGATTAAGTTTAGGATTTACAGTAAGTTATATTAGTATATTAGTACTTTTACCTTTATCTATGATATTTATAAACTCTTTAAATATTGGGATGAGCGATATATTAAAAATTCTAAGTGAGCCTAGAGTAATTTCTGCCTTTAAGGTTAGTTTTTTAGCAGCTTTTTTAGCGGCGGGATTAAATGCAGTCTTTGGATTCTTAATAGCATGGGTAATTGTAAGGTATAATTTCTTTGGAAAGAAAATTATAGACTCACTAATAGACCTTCCATTTGCGCTTCCTACAGCAGTAGCAGGAATAACACTTACTACTCTTTATGCTCAAGATGGATGGATAGGAAAATACTTAAGCATATTTGGAATAAAAGTGTCCTTTACATTTTTAGGTATTGTTGTTGCTTTAAGTTTTATTAGTATTCCTTTTGTTGTAAGAACTGTACAACCTGTTATTGAGAATTTAGATAAAGAAGTAGAGGAAGCTGCACGAAGTCTTGGGTCTAATTCTTTTATAACTTTTGTTAAAGTAATAATTCCAGAGGTGTTTCCAGCTCTTTTAACAGGCTTTTCTTTAGCCTTTGCAAGAGCTGTTGGAGAGTACGGATCTGTTGTATTTATTTCAGGAAATATGCCTATGAAAACAGAAATAGCACCACTTATTATAATGACTAAAATGGAACAATACGATTATGAAGGTGCAACTGTAATTGCTGGAGCAATGCTTGTAATATCATTTGTAGCAATGCTTATAATCAATTTACTTCAGTGGTATACTTCATCTTATCACAAAGCTAGGTAG
- a CDS encoding sulfate ABC transporter substrate-binding protein, translating into MKRRKSKMKFGIIILSLIVTIGLFTGCSSKDGETSKKKTLLNVSYDPTREFYTDYNVAFAKHWKDKTGEEVEVNQSHGGSGKQARGVADGLKADVVTLALAYDIDSINKKKHLINEEWQKSLPHNSSPYTSTIVFLVRNGNPKGIKDWDDLVRPGVEVVTPNPKTSGGARWNYLAAWGYALKKNNNDENKAKEFVKKLYKNVPVLDSGARGSTTTFIERGVGDVLIAWENEAYLVQKEMGDKFDIVNPSISILTEPPVAVVDKVAEKKGTKKIATEYLKYLYSDEGQEIAAKNFYRPVNEKIAKKYEKQFGNISLFTINKVFGGWNNAQKKHFNDNGVFDQIYTNK; encoded by the coding sequence ATGAAAAGGCGAAAAAGCAAAATGAAATTTGGAATCATCATATTAAGTTTAATAGTTACAATAGGTTTATTTACAGGCTGTTCCTCTAAAGATGGTGAGACTTCAAAGAAAAAAACATTATTAAATGTATCCTATGATCCTACAAGGGAATTTTATACAGATTACAATGTAGCCTTTGCAAAACACTGGAAGGATAAAACAGGTGAAGAGGTAGAGGTGAACCAGTCACATGGAGGTTCAGGAAAGCAAGCAAGAGGTGTAGCAGATGGACTTAAAGCAGACGTTGTAACACTAGCACTTGCATACGATATAGATTCTATTAATAAAAAGAAACATTTGATTAATGAGGAATGGCAAAAGAGTCTTCCACATAACTCTTCTCCATATACTTCTACTATTGTATTTTTGGTTAGAAATGGAAATCCAAAGGGTATAAAGGATTGGGATGACCTTGTTAGACCAGGCGTAGAAGTTGTAACCCCAAACCCTAAGACATCAGGTGGAGCTAGATGGAATTACTTAGCAGCATGGGGATATGCTCTAAAAAAGAATAACAATGATGAAAATAAAGCTAAGGAATTTGTGAAAAAGTTATATAAAAACGTTCCTGTTCTTGATTCAGGGGCAAGAGGATCAACAACTACATTTATTGAAAGAGGTGTTGGTGATGTTCTTATAGCTTGGGAAAATGAAGCTTATCTTGTTCAAAAAGAGATGGGAGATAAGTTTGATATAGTAAATCCAAGTATAAGTATATTAACTGAACCGCCAGTTGCAGTTGTTGATAAAGTTGCAGAGAAAAAGGGAACTAAGAAAATCGCTACTGAATATTTAAAGTATTTATATAGTGATGAAGGTCAGGAAATAGCAGCAAAAAATTTCTATAGACCTGTAAATGAAAAAATAGCAAAGAAATATGAAAAACAATTTGGTAACATTAGTTTGTTTACAATAAATAAAGTTTTTGGTGGATGGAATAATGCTCAAAAGAAGCATTTTAATGATAATGGGGTATTTGACCAAATATACACGAATAAGTAG